Proteins from a single region of Cytophagia bacterium CHB2:
- a CDS encoding STAS domain-containing protein, with protein MEGIEISVTKVGTRRDIALFRVKGYIDTQTCADMLTQITSVLRQGNYHLIVDMGQVNYISSAGWGVFVGEIKGIRENGGDLKIVEMTPEVHDVFEMLEFNRILDAYDSLEEAIDDFDLSIGLDLTRSVAQSYSPADLTTGEVAVLDPPKSASRMREAEGPRTKARSGFTKPKVEERVLPLSEKVKAIIIENPSLGIRKIVQALNTERFGFVKMSWWKLYQLLRKLNLDTQEKRYRFYRSR; from the coding sequence GGTGGGCACACGACGCGACATCGCCTTGTTTCGGGTTAAAGGATACATCGACACACAAACGTGCGCCGACATGTTGACGCAAATCACCTCCGTGTTGCGGCAGGGGAATTATCATTTGATCGTAGACATGGGCCAGGTGAATTACATCAGTTCTGCCGGGTGGGGCGTTTTTGTCGGCGAGATCAAGGGCATTCGTGAAAATGGCGGGGATTTAAAAATCGTTGAAATGACGCCGGAAGTACATGATGTCTTTGAAATGCTCGAATTTAACCGCATTTTAGACGCCTATGACTCGCTCGAAGAAGCGATTGACGATTTCGATCTTTCCATTGGCCTGGATTTGACGCGCAGTGTGGCGCAGTCTTACAGTCCTGCAGACTTAACCACGGGAGAAGTCGCGGTTTTGGATCCGCCCAAATCCGCTTCGCGCATGCGAGAAGCCGAAGGCCCGCGCACGAAAGCGCGCTCAGGATTTACGAAACCCAAAGTTGAAGAGCGCGTGTTGCCGTTGAGTGAAAAGGTTAAAGCCATCATCATCGAAAATCCTTCGTTGGGCATCCGGAAGATTGTGCAAGCGTTGAACACCGAGCGCTTCGGTTTTGTGAAAATGAGTTGGTGGAAACTCTATCAACTTTTGAGAAAACTGAATCTGGATACACAGGAAAAGCGCTATCGTTTTTATCGTTCCCGCTAA